In Streptomyces longhuiensis, the following proteins share a genomic window:
- a CDS encoding DUF3040 domain-containing protein translates to MPLSEHEQRMLEQMERALYAEDPKFATALEGSGLRTYTRRRVYQAVAGFLVGIALLMAGMVAKQIWISVVGFLVMLGCAVLAMTAWRKAPKPGEQPAAGAAPGAPPTARRQGKKHRSMMDRIEKRWQRRRDEQGGQGGR, encoded by the coding sequence GTGCCGCTCTCGGAGCACGAGCAGCGAATGCTCGAGCAGATGGAGCGAGCGCTGTACGCCGAAGATCCCAAGTTCGCGACAGCGCTTGAGGGAAGCGGGCTGCGTACGTACACCCGACGTCGGGTCTACCAGGCAGTCGCCGGATTCCTGGTGGGTATCGCGCTCCTCATGGCCGGAATGGTCGCAAAGCAGATCTGGATCAGCGTGGTGGGGTTCCTCGTCATGCTGGGCTGCGCGGTCCTTGCCATGACCGCATGGCGCAAAGCGCCCAAGCCCGGTGAACAGCCGGCTGCCGGAGCAGCGCCAGGAGCGCCGCCGACCGCGCGGCGACAGGGCAAGAAGCACCGGTCGATGATGGACCGGATCGAGAAGCGCTGGCAGCGGCGCCGAGACGAACAGGGCGGCCAGGGCGGCCGCTGA
- a CDS encoding transglutaminase TgpA family protein translates to MSGGARLTLCATAATFMAACALLPLVDLATWIFQAAFLLVVQAGVGALTRRVPLARPLTVAVQALVTLMLLTLLFAHAQAIGGVLPGPEAFRHFGELLQAGGDDVGRFAIPAPLSDGIRLMLVGGVLVIGLAVDALAVTFRSAAPAGLPLLALYSVAAGLSHGSADWLWFLLAAGGYLLLLLAEGRDRLSQWGRVFGGTARSPGGAAESAADAVAPIRTGRRIGALALGIALVVPLALPALDGGLLGPTGTGGGVGSGGGGTISAVNPLVSLQNSLNQPEDREVMSYRTNSKDTQDLYLRIVSLDEFDGTTWRPAKRSIIDVPSPFPSPRGLGADVRRTEIRTNIAAAGWYAQDWLPLPYPATKVDISGRWRYEPVGRTLVGDHDQTTRGKKYGVESLIVQPTAEQLANAPTAPSELRREFTRVPSSLPAIVEKTALRVTEGASNDYQRAVKLQDYFTVSGGFTYNTEVQAGSGSSAIARFLKDKEGFCVHFSFSMAAMARTLGIPARVAVGFTPGSPQADGRMSVGLRDAHAWPELYFEGVGWTRFEPTPNRGTAPDYTRDDTPAGDPSNPAAPSEAASSQPSAGQPSASDNCPAAERKLGGCSNTAPAVIGASGGDGPPFGTIALVALGVLLVVLVPLLPMLWRRRVRAVRLGSSGRTDGDAAARTLAAWLEVTDTAWDHGIAPDESKTPRKAAARIVRVGKLDQVAADSVHRVAAAVEQVLYAPRPQPTAGLGDDVRRLEQGLRAKASRSARLRATLAPRSTVRVAWSLSQRWAELGSRWTARRSTLLRRARRPSGQES, encoded by the coding sequence ATGAGTGGAGGCGCTCGGCTGACGCTGTGTGCGACGGCGGCCACGTTCATGGCGGCGTGTGCCCTGCTGCCGCTGGTCGATCTGGCGACCTGGATCTTCCAGGCCGCGTTCCTGCTGGTCGTCCAGGCCGGGGTGGGCGCACTGACCCGGCGCGTGCCTCTCGCGCGGCCGCTCACGGTGGCCGTGCAGGCGCTCGTGACGCTGATGCTCCTCACCCTGCTGTTCGCGCACGCGCAGGCGATCGGCGGGGTGCTGCCGGGCCCGGAGGCGTTCCGTCACTTCGGGGAGCTGCTCCAGGCGGGCGGCGACGACGTGGGGCGGTTCGCGATCCCCGCGCCGCTGTCCGACGGGATCCGGCTGATGCTGGTGGGCGGCGTCCTGGTGATCGGCCTCGCGGTGGACGCGCTCGCGGTGACGTTCCGCAGCGCGGCGCCCGCCGGGCTGCCGCTGCTCGCCCTGTACTCGGTCGCCGCGGGCCTCTCCCACGGCTCCGCCGACTGGCTGTGGTTCCTCCTCGCCGCCGGCGGCTATCTGCTGCTGCTCCTCGCCGAGGGCCGGGACCGGCTCTCGCAATGGGGGCGCGTCTTCGGCGGTACGGCCCGCTCACCGGGCGGCGCGGCCGAGAGCGCGGCCGATGCCGTGGCCCCGATCCGCACGGGCCGCCGCATCGGCGCGCTCGCGCTCGGCATCGCCCTGGTGGTACCGCTCGCCCTGCCCGCGCTCGACGGCGGCCTGCTCGGCCCGACGGGTACGGGCGGGGGCGTGGGCTCCGGGGGCGGCGGCACCATCTCCGCCGTGAACCCCCTGGTCTCCCTCCAGAACAGCCTGAACCAGCCCGAGGACCGGGAGGTGATGTCGTACCGCACGAACTCGAAGGACACCCAGGACCTCTATCTGCGGATCGTCTCCCTCGACGAGTTCGACGGGACGACCTGGCGGCCCGCCAAGCGCAGCATCATCGACGTGCCCTCGCCCTTCCCGAGCCCCCGCGGCCTCGGCGCGGACGTCCGCAGGACGGAGATCCGCACGAACATCGCGGCGGCCGGCTGGTACGCCCAGGACTGGCTGCCGCTCCCCTACCCGGCGACGAAGGTCGACATCTCGGGACGCTGGCGGTACGAGCCGGTGGGCCGGACCCTCGTCGGCGACCACGACCAGACCACGCGCGGCAAGAAGTACGGCGTCGAGAGCCTGATCGTGCAGCCGACGGCGGAGCAGCTGGCGAACGCTCCCACGGCGCCGAGCGAGCTGCGGCGGGAGTTCACAAGGGTGCCGTCGTCGCTGCCGGCGATCGTCGAGAAGACGGCGCTGCGCGTCACCGAGGGCGCGTCGAACGACTACCAGCGGGCCGTGAAGCTCCAGGACTACTTCACCGTGAGCGGGGGCTTCACGTACAACACGGAGGTGCAGGCCGGCAGCGGCTCCTCGGCCATCGCCCGTTTCCTGAAGGACAAGGAGGGCTTCTGCGTCCACTTCTCCTTCTCGATGGCTGCGATGGCCAGGACGCTGGGGATCCCGGCGCGGGTGGCGGTGGGCTTCACGCCGGGCTCTCCGCAGGCGGACGGCCGGATGTCGGTCGGCCTGCGGGACGCGCACGCGTGGCCGGAGCTGTACTTCGAGGGCGTGGGCTGGACGCGCTTCGAGCCGACGCCGAACCGCGGCACGGCGCCCGACTACACCCGTGACGACACCCCGGCGGGCGACCCGAGCAACCCGGCGGCGCCGAGCGAGGCCGCCTCGTCCCAGCCGTCGGCAGGGCAGCCCTCCGCATCGGACAACTGCCCGGCGGCCGAGCGGAAGCTGGGAGGCTGCTCGAACACGGCGCCCGCGGTGATCGGCGCGTCCGGCGGCGACGGCCCGCCCTTCGGCACGATCGCCCTCGTCGCGCTGGGCGTGCTGTTGGTGGTGCTCGTGCCGCTGCTGCCGATGCTGTGGCGGCGGCGGGTCCGGGCCGTGCGGCTCGGCTCGTCCGGCCGCACGGACGGGGACGCGGCGGCCCGCACCCTCGCGGCGTGGCTGGAAGTGACCGATACGGCGTGGGACCACGGCATCGCACCGGACGAGTCAAAGACGCCGCGGAAGGCTGCCGCGCGGATCGTCCGGGTCGGGAAGCTCGATCAGGTGGCCGCGGACTCCGTGCATCGGGTGGCGGCCGCGGTGGAGCAGGTGCTCTACGCGCCGAGGCCGCAGCCGACGGCGGGTCTCGGGGACGATGTGCGCCGCCTCGAGCAGGGCCTGCGCGCCAAGGCGAGCCGTTCGGCCCGGCTGCGGGCGACGCTCGCACCGCGCTCGACCGTTCGAGTGGCGTGGAGCCTTTCGCAGCGCTGGGCGGAGCTCGGCTCCCGCTGGACGGCCCGGAGGTCGACGCTTCTGCGGCGGGCACGGCGGCCTTCCGGCCAGGAGAGCTGA
- a CDS encoding ATP-binding cassette domain-containing protein: MDGPNAVAVSAEGFGLKGPRGWAFRGVDIDAEPGALVAVEGPSGSGRTCLLLALTGRMRPTEGAASVGPFRLPKQLSAVRRISALAHAPGVTDLDPALTVEEHLRERALLQRRFDGSLRALLRPRAERAAASRLRIDTALAAAGLDRESLPKGTRTAVRDLERIEALRLSVALALIGRPRLLGVDDTDLKLSDTERAQVWDLLRSVAESGTTVVAVCSEAPKDAVVVSTAPAEKAEKAEKTEKTTQDETDKNNKNKKETADALAEAGRA; the protein is encoded by the coding sequence ATGGACGGTCCGAACGCGGTCGCCGTAAGCGCCGAGGGGTTCGGGCTCAAGGGTCCGCGCGGCTGGGCGTTCCGCGGGGTGGACATCGACGCGGAGCCCGGGGCGCTCGTCGCCGTCGAGGGGCCGTCCGGGTCGGGCCGCACCTGCCTGCTGCTCGCTCTCACCGGACGCATGCGGCCCACCGAGGGCGCGGCGTCCGTCGGCCCCTTCCGGCTGCCGAAGCAGTTGTCCGCCGTCCGCCGTATCAGCGCTCTCGCCCATGCGCCCGGGGTCACCGACCTCGATCCCGCGCTGACGGTCGAGGAGCATCTGCGCGAACGGGCCCTGCTCCAGCGGCGGTTCGACGGTTCCCTGCGGGCGCTGCTGCGGCCCCGGGCCGAGCGTGCTGCCGCGTCGCGGCTGCGGATCGACACCGCACTGGCCGCCGCGGGCCTCGACCGCGAGTCGCTGCCGAAGGGCACGCGTACCGCCGTGCGCGACCTGGAGCGGATCGAGGCGCTCCGGCTGTCCGTGGCCCTCGCGCTGATCGGGCGACCGCGGCTGCTCGGCGTCGACGACACCGACCTGAAGCTCTCGGACACCGAACGGGCGCAGGTCTGGGACCTGTTGAGGTCCGTCGCCGAGTCGGGCACGACGGTCGTGGCGGTGTGCAGCGAGGCGCCGAAGGACGCGGTCGTCGTATCGACGGCCCCCGCCGAGAAGGCCGAGAAGGCCGAGAAGACCGAGAAGACCACGCAAGACGAGACCGACAAGAACAACAAGAACAAGAAGGAGACGGCGGATGCGCTCGCCGAAGCTGGCCGCGCTTGA
- a CDS encoding SAV_6107 family HEPN domain-containing protein gives MAGHSAAAARRPRATGPAPSLTGPAADVHPVLRRATAPPAALDLLAQAHTGLDEAALLETPNERYATAHLAALRTAAAVLAARGRPEPTPRRRARIRSAWEVLPEIAPELTEWSALFASGATRRARAEAGIQGAAGTRDADDLLRDVAMFLRLVERMLLLQPVLPQPRAQDEAPAAGREVPDVG, from the coding sequence ATGGCTGGACATTCAGCAGCAGCCGCACGCCGGCCCCGCGCCACTGGCCCTGCACCTTCGCTGACCGGACCCGCCGCCGACGTCCACCCCGTACTCCGCAGGGCGACAGCCCCTCCCGCCGCCCTCGACCTGCTCGCCCAGGCGCACACGGGACTCGACGAGGCGGCCCTCCTCGAGACGCCCAACGAGCGGTACGCCACGGCCCACCTCGCCGCCCTGCGCACCGCGGCCGCCGTACTCGCCGCCCGCGGCCGCCCCGAACCCACGCCACGACGCCGTGCCCGGATACGGAGCGCCTGGGAAGTGCTCCCCGAGATCGCACCCGAACTGACCGAGTGGAGCGCCCTGTTCGCCTCCGGCGCCACCCGCAGGGCGCGCGCCGAAGCGGGCATCCAGGGGGCGGCCGGCACCCGCGACGCGGACGACCTGCTCCGCGATGTCGCGATGTTCCTGCGCCTCGTCGAGAGGATGCTGCTGCTCCAGCCCGTACTGCCCCAGCCCAGGGCGCAGGACGAGGCCCCGGCGGCGGGCCGGGAGGTGCCCGACGTGGGGTGA
- a CDS encoding YhgE/Pip family protein, with the protein MRSPKLAALELRRFGRGKLPRAALAALLLLPLLYGALYLWSFWDPYGRLDKIPVALVNDDKGARAAGQKIVAGDDITEGLHDSKTFEWHEVSAAQARKGVEDGTYYLSLTMPADFSERIASSSGDTPETGALQVRTNDANNYIVGQISRTVFSEVRSAASTNASRSFLDRIFISFSDIHDATKKAAKGADQLKGGIGKAKKGSKDLADGLKDAKKGSGDLAGGIKRLDKGAGDLESGSKQVSDGTQLLADKVNGVAGQVRPFLKDNKKAIGDTARLVADSAKGIRDNLDVLVKTAPTAAKGAHAGSDVLDGVYKARCETLPLSDPACPDLKKAKVAAADVAKIADDLNVLIEDDHGDLDTLDRHLATLQRQSEALAKHAPTLDQDVATAVSKINALNKGAGQVAKGAKQLHTGLGTAKTGSADLDTGVGKLKTGASDLNGGMFKLADGSGELAGGLHDGVKQIPDYDKKDRDRRTGVMSDPVQLASQSLHKAPNYGTGFAPYFIPLSLWVGAMVAYMLIQPLNRRALAAGASAWRIALAGWLPVAALGVLQVAALMSVLHWALGLQMVRAAGTVGFLFLVTACFAAIVQWLNARFGAAGRILVLAFLMLQLTSAGGTYPVQTSPGFFNAIHPFLPMTYVVEALRRLISGGGLGPVWQACAVLAAFTAGALALTALSARGKQVWTLDRLHPELSL; encoded by the coding sequence ATGCGCTCGCCGAAGCTGGCCGCGCTTGAGCTCAGGCGCTTCGGCAGGGGGAAGCTGCCGCGCGCCGCGCTCGCCGCGCTCCTGCTGCTGCCCCTGCTGTACGGCGCCCTCTACCTGTGGTCGTTCTGGGACCCGTACGGGCGTCTCGACAAGATTCCCGTCGCGCTCGTCAACGACGACAAGGGGGCCCGGGCCGCCGGCCAGAAGATCGTGGCGGGCGACGACATCACCGAGGGGCTGCACGACAGCAAGACCTTCGAGTGGCACGAGGTGAGTGCGGCGCAGGCCCGCAAGGGCGTCGAGGACGGGACGTACTACCTGTCGCTGACGATGCCCGCGGACTTCAGCGAGCGCATCGCGTCCAGTTCCGGGGACACCCCCGAGACCGGCGCCCTTCAGGTGCGGACGAACGACGCCAACAACTACATCGTCGGGCAGATCTCGCGGACGGTGTTCTCCGAGGTGCGTTCGGCGGCGTCCACCAACGCGTCGCGCTCCTTCCTCGACCGGATCTTCATCTCCTTCTCCGACATCCACGACGCGACCAAGAAGGCCGCGAAGGGGGCCGACCAGCTCAAGGGCGGTATCGGCAAGGCGAAGAAGGGGTCCAAGGACCTGGCGGACGGTCTGAAGGACGCCAAGAAGGGCAGCGGTGACCTGGCCGGCGGGATCAAGAGGCTGGACAAGGGCGCGGGAGATCTGGAGTCCGGCTCGAAGCAGGTATCCGACGGCACCCAGCTCCTCGCCGACAAGGTCAACGGTGTCGCCGGGCAGGTGCGGCCGTTCCTCAAGGACAACAAGAAGGCGATCGGCGACACCGCCCGGCTCGTCGCCGACTCCGCGAAGGGCATCCGGGACAACCTCGACGTCCTGGTGAAGACGGCGCCGACGGCCGCCAAGGGCGCGCACGCGGGATCCGACGTCCTGGACGGGGTCTACAAGGCGCGCTGCGAGACGCTGCCGCTGTCCGACCCGGCCTGCCCCGACCTGAAGAAGGCCAAGGTGGCCGCGGCCGACGTGGCGAAGATCGCCGACGACCTGAACGTCCTGATCGAGGACGACCACGGCGACCTGGACACCCTCGACCGCCATCTCGCCACGCTCCAGCGGCAGTCCGAGGCGCTGGCCAAGCACGCCCCGACGCTCGACCAGGACGTGGCCACCGCCGTCTCGAAGATCAACGCGCTCAACAAGGGCGCGGGGCAGGTCGCCAAGGGCGCCAAGCAGCTGCACACCGGGCTCGGCACGGCGAAGACGGGCTCGGCGGACCTCGACACGGGCGTCGGCAAGCTGAAGACGGGCGCGAGCGACCTCAACGGCGGCATGTTCAAGCTGGCCGACGGCTCCGGAGAGCTGGCCGGCGGGCTGCACGACGGGGTGAAGCAGATCCCCGACTACGACAAGAAGGACCGCGACCGGCGCACCGGTGTCATGTCCGACCCGGTCCAGCTCGCCTCGCAGTCCCTGCACAAGGCGCCCAACTACGGCACCGGATTCGCCCCCTACTTCATCCCGCTGTCCCTGTGGGTCGGCGCGATGGTGGCCTACATGCTGATCCAGCCGCTCAACCGGCGCGCACTCGCCGCCGGCGCCTCCGCCTGGCGGATCGCGCTGGCCGGCTGGCTGCCCGTGGCCGCGCTCGGCGTGCTCCAGGTCGCCGCCCTGATGTCGGTGCTGCACTGGGCGCTGGGGCTCCAGATGGTCAGGGCGGCCGGAACGGTCGGCTTCCTCTTCCTCGTCACGGCGTGCTTCGCCGCGATCGTGCAATGGCTGAACGCCCGCTTCGGAGCGGCGGGGCGGATCCTCGTACTCGCCTTCCTGATGCTCCAGTTGACATCGGCGGGCGGCACGTATCCCGTACAGACGAGCCCCGGCTTCTTCAACGCGATCCACCCCTTCCTGCCGATGACCTACGTCGTCGAGGCGCTGCGGAGACTGATCTCGGGCGGTGGCCTCGGACCCGTGTGGCAGGCGTGCGCCGTGCTCGCCGCGTTCACGGCCGGCGCGCTGGCCCTGACCGCGCTCAGCGCCCGCGGCAAGCAGGTGTGGACACTCGACCGGCTGCACCCCGAACTCAGCCTGTGA
- a CDS encoding TetR/AcrR family transcriptional regulator: protein MESSTRRQATRQKLYEAAVTLIAEQGFSATTVDEIAERAGVAKGTVYYNFASKSVLFEELLRHGVGLLTASLREASEKTAASGGSKIDALDAMIRAGLVFIDRYPAFTQLYVAELWRTNRAWQSTLAVVRQEAVAVVEDVLRDAVEGGELSEEIDIPLTAAALVGMVLVAALDWQAFQPERSLDDVHAALSRLLQGRVTGGR from the coding sequence ATGGAAAGCAGCACACGGCGCCAGGCCACCCGGCAGAAGCTGTACGAGGCCGCGGTCACGCTCATCGCGGAGCAGGGGTTCTCGGCCACCACGGTCGACGAGATCGCCGAGCGCGCCGGGGTCGCGAAAGGCACGGTCTACTACAACTTCGCCAGCAAGTCGGTCCTCTTCGAGGAGCTGCTCCGGCACGGGGTCGGGCTTCTCACCGCCTCACTGCGGGAGGCGTCGGAGAAGACGGCCGCGAGCGGCGGCAGCAAGATCGACGCCCTCGACGCGATGATCCGGGCCGGCCTCGTCTTCATCGACCGCTATCCGGCCTTCACACAGCTGTACGTGGCCGAGCTGTGGCGCACGAACCGCGCCTGGCAGTCCACGCTCGCGGTGGTCCGGCAGGAGGCAGTCGCCGTCGTGGAGGACGTGCTGCGGGACGCGGTCGAGGGCGGTGAGCTGAGCGAGGAGATCGACATCCCGCTGACGGCGGCCGCGCTCGTCGGCATGGTCCTCGTGGCCGCCCTGGACTGGCAGGCCTTCCAGCCGGAGCGCTCCCTGGACGACGTCCACGCGGCGCTGTCACGGCTGCTCCAGGGACGCGTGACCGGCGGCCGCTGA
- a CDS encoding DUF58 domain-containing protein gives MDEGGGFGSDDDKGGLRVALSGLTTRGRSFLAAGVAAAICAYVLGQSDLLRVGLLLAVLPLVCAFVLYRTRYRVAGSRRLSPARVPAGSEARVHLRMDNVSRLPTGLLMLQDRVPYVLGPRPRFVLDRVEAGGRREVSYRVRSDLRGRYPLGPLQLRLTDPFGLCELSRSFSTYDTLTVIPRVEPLPAVRLTGEAKGYGDGRNRSLALAGEDDVIPRGYRYGDDLRRVHWRSTARYGELMVRREEQPQRARCTVLLDTRRLAFQGAGPDSAFEWAVSGTASTLFHMLERGFSVRLLTDTGNSVPGEGSDGFAGASQESADAAGLMMDTLAVVDHSDGSGLSRAYDVLRGGNEGLLVAFFGDLDEEQTAVAARMRQRSGGAVAFVLDSETWTRGAPSERCEERLRMLREAGWSALAVPPGTSLIDLWRDADRHRASTGAESGPAVTGWGS, from the coding sequence ATGGACGAGGGGGGAGGCTTCGGCAGTGACGACGACAAGGGCGGCCTTCGGGTCGCGCTCTCGGGGCTGACCACCCGGGGACGTTCGTTCCTGGCCGCCGGGGTGGCGGCGGCGATCTGCGCGTACGTCCTGGGGCAGAGCGATCTGCTCCGGGTCGGACTGCTGCTCGCCGTGCTGCCGCTGGTCTGCGCGTTCGTGCTCTACCGCACGCGCTACCGGGTCGCGGGCAGCCGGCGGCTGTCCCCCGCGCGCGTGCCCGCGGGCAGCGAGGCCCGCGTCCATCTCCGCATGGACAACGTCTCGCGGCTGCCCACGGGCCTGCTCATGCTCCAGGACCGGGTGCCGTACGTGCTCGGGCCGCGCCCCCGCTTCGTCCTCGACCGGGTGGAGGCGGGCGGCCGCCGCGAGGTGTCGTACCGCGTGCGCTCGGACCTGCGGGGCCGCTATCCGCTCGGCCCGCTCCAGCTGCGCCTGACGGACCCCTTCGGGCTGTGCGAGCTGTCCCGCTCCTTCTCCACGTACGACACCCTCACAGTCATCCCGCGCGTGGAGCCACTGCCCGCCGTGCGGCTGACCGGCGAGGCCAAGGGGTACGGCGACGGGCGGAACCGCTCGCTGGCCCTGGCCGGCGAGGACGACGTGATCCCGCGCGGGTACCGCTACGGGGACGACCTCCGCCGTGTGCACTGGCGCTCGACCGCGCGCTACGGCGAGCTGATGGTGCGCCGAGAGGAGCAGCCGCAGCGGGCCCGCTGCACGGTGCTCCTCGACACCCGGCGCCTCGCCTTCCAGGGCGCGGGCCCCGACTCGGCCTTCGAGTGGGCGGTGTCGGGCACGGCGTCGACGCTGTTCCACATGCTCGAACGGGGCTTCTCCGTACGCCTGTTGACCGATACGGGCAATTCGGTGCCGGGCGAGGGGTCCGACGGGTTCGCCGGCGCCAGCCAGGAGTCGGCGGACGCGGCCGGACTGATGATGGACACGCTCGCCGTCGTCGACCACTCGGACGGCTCGGGGCTCTCGCGCGCGTACGACGTGCTGCGCGGCGGGAACGAGGGGCTGCTGGTGGCCTTCTTCGGCGATCTCGACGAGGAGCAGACCGCGGTCGCGGCCCGGATGCGGCAGCGCAGCGGCGGCGCCGTCGCCTTCGTGCTCGACAGCGAGACCTGGACGCGCGGCGCCCCTTCGGAGCGCTGCGAGGAACGGCTGCGGATGCTGCGCGAGGCGGGCTGGTCGGCCCTCGCGGTCCCGCCCGGCACCTCCCTCATCGACCTGTGGCGCGACGCCGACCGGCACCGGGCGTCCACCGGCGCGGAGAGCGGACCGGCGGTGACGGGGTGGGGTTCTTGA
- a CDS encoding DUF4126 domain-containing protein — MSVLPLVFTSGWASGINAYAVVLLLGVFGATGLTDEVPESLQRTDVLIAAGVLFLCEAVADKIPYVDSLWDTAHTVIRPVSGAVVGALLAGQSGSLSDLAAGAVGGSTALASHAVKAGTRMAINTSPEPFSNIAVSSAEDLGVAGIITLAMVHPEAAAIIAAVLLVLGLLMLYFLISRIRRFLRRRAQRREERRIAHRTGAPPG; from the coding sequence GTGTCCGTACTCCCCCTGGTCTTCACCAGCGGCTGGGCGAGCGGGATCAACGCCTACGCGGTGGTTCTCCTCCTCGGCGTCTTCGGCGCGACCGGGCTGACGGACGAAGTCCCCGAGTCGCTCCAGCGCACCGACGTGCTCATCGCCGCCGGAGTGCTGTTCCTGTGCGAGGCCGTCGCCGACAAGATCCCTTACGTGGACTCGCTCTGGGACACCGCGCACACGGTGATCCGGCCGGTGTCGGGCGCCGTCGTCGGCGCTCTGCTCGCGGGCCAGAGCGGGTCGCTGTCCGACCTGGCCGCGGGCGCGGTCGGCGGGTCGACGGCACTGGCCAGCCACGCCGTGAAGGCCGGCACCCGGATGGCGATCAACACCTCGCCCGAGCCGTTCAGCAACATCGCGGTGAGCTCGGCCGAGGACCTCGGCGTCGCCGGAATCATCACGCTCGCCATGGTCCATCCCGAAGCGGCCGCGATCATCGCCGCCGTCCTGCTCGTCCTCGGGCTGCTGATGCTGTACTTCCTGATCTCGCGGATCCGGCGCTTCCTGCGGCGCCGGGCGCAGCGGCGCGAGGAGCGGCGCATCGCCCACCGGACCGGGGCGCCGCCGGGCTGA
- a CDS encoding methyltransferase, which yields MSDPMRPRASLRTAVVWDVLKDALDRRVKATGRESLDVLDTGGGSGNFAVPVAGLGHRVTVVDPSPNALFALERRAAEAGVADRVRGVQGDVSGLFDVVERDAYDAVLCHGVLEYVDDPAEGVRNAVGALRPSGVLSLLAAGLGGAVLARALAGHFKEARQALDDPAGRWGDGDPVPRRFSAEQLTQLVGSAGVEVGAVHGVRVFADLVPGVLVDTEPGALQELLKLEAAAAELPAFHSVATQLHVLGQKRGTPEA from the coding sequence GTGTCGGACCCGATGCGCCCCCGCGCTTCTCTCCGTACCGCCGTCGTCTGGGACGTTCTCAAGGACGCCCTCGACCGTCGCGTCAAGGCCACGGGGCGCGAGTCGCTCGACGTGCTCGACACCGGAGGCGGCAGCGGTAACTTCGCGGTGCCCGTGGCAGGCCTCGGCCACCGCGTCACCGTCGTCGACCCCAGCCCGAACGCGCTCTTCGCGCTCGAGCGCCGCGCGGCCGAGGCCGGCGTGGCCGACCGCGTGCGCGGGGTGCAGGGCGACGTCTCCGGTCTCTTCGACGTGGTCGAGCGCGACGCATACGACGCGGTCCTGTGCCACGGCGTCCTGGAGTACGTCGACGACCCGGCCGAGGGCGTACGCAACGCGGTGGGCGCCCTGCGCCCCTCCGGCGTCCTCAGCCTGCTCGCCGCGGGACTCGGCGGCGCCGTGCTCGCACGCGCGCTCGCCGGGCACTTCAAGGAGGCCAGGCAGGCCCTCGACGACCCGGCGGGCCGCTGGGGCGACGGCGACCCCGTGCCGCGCCGCTTCAGCGCCGAGCAGCTCACCCAGCTCGTCGGATCCGCGGGCGTCGAGGTCGGCGCGGTGCACGGCGTACGGGTCTTCGCCGACCTCGTGCCCGGCGTCCTCGTGGACACCGAACCGGGCGCCCTCCAGGAGCTCCTCAAGCTGGAGGCCGCAGCCGCCGAGCTGCCCGCCTTCCACTCCGTCGCCACGCAGCTGCACGTCCTCGGCCAGAAGCGGGGGACCCCGGAGGCCTGA